CTCAGTTGTTTTGAGGAATATACTGGATTCACGCCTGCCTACACCCACGCCAGGCATCGAGGCTGAACTTCTGACCATCTTCAAGCTTGCAATGGCTTGCGTATCTGCTAATTTCCAACTCAGGCCGTCAATGGAAACAATTTCTCAGGTGCTATCAGCTCGTTCAACCATTTTCCATGGTGTTCAAAATTCACAGACAACCATTGATGCCGTGAGACATGTGACAGATTCAAGCCGTTTAATGGATCAATTTGTAGAAGATAACATCTGATAAATGATGCTACTTTGTCAACCACACGCAAGGCGGTCTAAGATCTTAAAGGAAAATCAGAGTCGTCTAAACTAATTGATTTAGTCTCAACTTTTTTTAGTCTATTGTTTCTCTCACTGATGTGCTAACTTTATTTGCATTTAGGATAAATATTTTGACTGGCAACAAGAACTTGGTGTTTAATCCATATCAGCATGATGATGAGGACTATATTTCGGTCATGCTCAAGTAAATATAGaactgccttttttttttttttttttttttttttggaaaaggtaaagccAGAACTTACTGGCATCTAGTTTCATTTGTAGAGAGAAGACAGCTGAACTCAACTGATATTTCAAACTGTTTTTGTATCTGGTCTTAATCAGACCAGTGTCATGGTAGTGAAAGGTAAGTAACCATGTCAAGTTAAATATTAGAAAATGCAACTTTTATATCAATGTAAAGTTGATGATGTATCTAGTGTTATCATCTTGAAAGCAAAGTGTCCTTGTAAAATCGGAATGGAATTTTTATATGAAGTCTCTTAACTCTTGTCCATTGTTTGTCCATTTATACATGCCAAAGAGTTTCAATCATGCATCTTTTCAGGGTGCATGCAATCAGAAACTAATTGTTTTCAATCGCAGCCATCTGTCATAATTGTGTGTTTCGTGTAACCTACTTACTTTGTTAACATAACCTTGAGTGCATTCAATCAGTTCCTATTGTTACATGCGTGTTGATGTGGCATGAGTCTTTATTAGAAATTTAGAAGCTGTTGATTGCTCCAAAAAGAATATGGCACTAGAGGGAATACAGAATTTGTTTTCGTTAGAGCTTTGAACTTAAAAGTGCTTAAATTAGGAAGATCACTGATCCTAATTTTGTCGCAAGAGGAGATTTTATAGTACAATGCTTTGTCTTGGAAAGAATGCAAGTTCTATTCTGCTAATACCTTGTACTTCAATTGTGATAAGGCAGAGGATATCCTGCCCTCCAAAATCTTGAGGGAATTAAATCACGTTGGTCTATTGTCGCTCGGCCTCACTCCATTGTCAATAgaagtaaaaattatttacattgtACTGCCaccatcttctctgtttttcacAATAGTGAACTTATATTGCCTTATGCAAAACATGTCGGAACAGCTTCCCTCATGTATTTCATCTGGAAAATGGTAAATAGACTCTGAGAGTTCAGAGTTTTCTGAACTTGAAACAAGAAATTATAGTAGACTAATGTTTGATGCCGCCCTCAGTCAATCTAAGTAAAACTTGACATTGTAAAATCAGGGTTTCGGAAAACTCTGTAAATGAATAATATAGGGGAGCAAAATGAAATAACAACTATCTGAATCGAGGTGTAGCGAGATAGTGAGTTATATTCCCCCAACCTTCTCGATAGTGGGgtcaaatcaatcttaattCTTGAATGTGCTTCATATCTCAGTTTCAGgatttttgaattgaaaaaaaaaaacaattaaaatggccaaattgcaagatttaaattaagcaaaaagcaaaaattgaaaTCATAAGCGCTAGGAGTGCCCAAGTCTTGAAGAAGTCAAAGTAAACCCATCTTGGTCAAATTACTGGTGCTACAATCTAAAAGTCCAAGTGGAGACGTAACCACTCCCGTATACTTTTCTTCCGTATATTCTTCTCACTAATTATTGCCTGGTCATGCaaatgtcacggcccgaaagaaagcatgtccaagaggttcgATCAGCCCGTGATATAAGCATTCCAGTTGTCAAAGGTCGGTATTTTAGCAAGCAAATGAATGTCCCCCATTGccattggtaaaaaaaaaaaaaaaaaaaacaattagcgAGGTGGAGTGAAGTCAACCACTTACTTCAGCATACTTGGGGCTCTGTATAAACAAAATAGACAGTTTGTCAATAGCTGAAACTTCATGATCAGAAGCGTTCAAAATCCTGAAATGGAAGATCTTTGAAAGCTGGCCTTTTCTGAACGGATCAAAGAACAAAGGCAGAGACAGAGCAGCTTTATATATGCTCCAAAACCACACCAGAAAATCAAGGATCGGCAAAAAGTTTTAGAGGGAGGAGATCTTCTAGCTCCCGTTGCCCTTCTCGCAATGCTTGCAGTCATTTCACGAGGTGCAGTTCCTGCATATGCATGCTATTGTACAACTGCATCGTTCGTTACTTGAAGTGGTGATTATCATTTACCCGAGCCAGGTTTTTGCTCGCCCTTTTATTACCGTTTCAGATTTTAAGAATAGAGGAGAGTGATGGATTCAATTTAGGAtctattttgctatttttattaAGCTTATTAGACCGACTCTGAAGGAAATCCAGCTGGGTACATTCGTGATATGTTGGACCTTACGATTATTTTCATTAATGTCAGGTTTTATCCGACTAATACGTTTCTGAAAAtggtttattttaattaaaagctTCGTCCTTTATTTTATGAAGGGATGGGGTCGTTCCCCAAATAATAAATACAGACTTGGAGGGTGACGGTGACTATGACTAAGTTTGCTATTGCCCGTTTTtctttcttacctttttttttttttttttgtcaagataACGTTTCATTCATCCCcacaaaaatacaaacaaaaataATGTAGTCCAACTGCAAATCGAGAGAAATAGTAgacaatttcaaaacaaaataagctctaaataacaaaatatatcatcaaaacaCGCTAAAAAAGTAATTATAAAAACAATGATTGATCACCAAATCCATCTTTAGTAATAAACACGCAATGAAATCTCCATCTATTATTACAGTTTTGCCTTTTGGTGGTGTGCACCTAGGTTCAACGTCCCCAACACTTTAGTCgtttaaagtaaaaaaattgaatgagcACAATTGTGACACCTGCAAGAGCAAAACCCTCACGAAGATTCTCCAATCACCTTTAAAATTAGATTTGTACCCCAACAAAATTTGAGAGAAGCAAATTAACAGGAAAAAGCTCAACCTACATTACCTTACCATGCATTGGCCGATGTAATCTGCACTCTTTTCTCCTTCATTAGATGCATGTGAAGCGTAAAAGCGAAAACAAACATAAATAGTGACaataaaaggaaggaagaaaagagagaaaagcttGCATCTACGCCCTACAGGAATCTCGCCAAGCCCGATTAGCTTTGTTTTACAACATTTGGTAAGTAATCAAACTCGTTGTTCATCTAATCGGAGTAATTTTAGGAATTAGGCCGTAAATTTGGAGCAATGTAAATTTTGAACTGCAAGATTAAGTAGAGGTGTTATTAAACTATGGATTTATATGGAAATAAAAGTTTAGGGTGTTTTAAGACGTAGAATCCATGTACTCCATGGTAGTTTCCCACTTATATAAATAACGTTGTGACATAAAGAGACCAGAACCTCAATTTTCAATCTTAAGAACGCATCTTAAAGCCAAACCAGCACAAGTTTCTTCCTTactgttcattttctttttccctttgatgTGAGCCTATTTAGGTATTGCCTGAACAAAGTACAGTTAAAaggtctttaccaaaaaaaaagtacagtTAAAAGGTCCACACAGGTACATTTCCTCCAGCTTTTCTTTTAGAGAGCATATCTAGTCGAAATTCACATAGTAAAAGAGGTACCTAAACTATTCAAATAATCAATCAGATTCAGCAAGAAGCTACAAAGAAACATGGTCGTTCCTCAAGAAGGAAAGAGCAATGGGTTAAAACCATAGAAAGGCTCAAAAAGAAACTAAACGTGAAGGTCCTTTATTCTGTGTCTTACTCTTCATCTTCAATCTCTCCCAGTCGATTGCTTGGAAGGCAATTCCCTCATAAGTGCTTCCAGAAATGAAGAATTAGGCCATATACAACATCTAAAGTGCAGATCCACttggtattaaaaaaattatttaatttatcgAGTAGACGCTCTAAGTCAAATTTCGTGTTCTGCTGTCACAAAGTCTGAGCAAGACGATAGTGAGTGGCTTCATTTTCTTCCCTATAAATAACTGATGAACGATTCATCATCTTTAAAATAGCAGTGTCTGGCTGTTGGCACCCCCGCGTCAAGGAAAACCAGCGATAGCACCAATTAAAGAGAACAGAGTTCGGGAAGCTTTGAGTCAAAGTCAAATACATTGTTCCAACTATATGAAACTCTACACACGGTCAGACTACTTCTCGTTAACAGACATTGACCATATTGTTAACGTCTGAACCATCACAATCAGCACCATTCAACAAGCAGGAAATTGGAGATCTTTCAAGATTGGCCTTCTGCGAATGGACTTGGAGAATGACAGAAACAGAGTAACCAAGCTTTACATATATGCCTCACGGTTGATCATCAACCTCCGGAACAAGCAAAAGAAATCATGGGTTCACCAGGATCAGAAACACCAGTGAATCTTCTAGCCTCCTTTGCCCTTTCCACAGCGCTTTTTGTCATCATTCCTGCTTATGCCTCCTCACTAGAAGCACAAGCCCTTCTCAAATGGAAATCCAGCCTTCTAAACCAAAACCTATCCACCTCTTCTCTATTTTCATGGACTCTCCCTCCTCAAAATGCTACCGGCTCCAATGCAACAGTGTCAAGCCCGTACAGTTGGTATGGAATCTCGTGTAACCCAGCCAGAAGTGTGATTGGAATCAATCTCACCAATTCGAATATTAGAGGTACACTCAATGAATTCCCATTCTCATCTTTGCCGTATCTTACCTATATAGACATGTACATAAACGAACTCTTCGGCGGTATTCCGCCTCAAGTCAGTCTTTTGACCAATCTCACCTACCTTGACCTCTCCTTTAATCAATTATCCGGGAAAATACCACGGGAGATTAGTAATCTCATGAAGCTTGAGGTGCTACATCTGCTCTCTAACAAGTTGAGTGGCTCTATCCCTGATGAAATAGGTCAGTTCCGTTTGTTGAACGAGCTTGCCCTGTACTCAAACTAGTTGAATggatctcttccttcttccttgggaAACTTGAGCAGCCTCGCTAGACTATACATCTATAACAATTCATTTTCTGGTCCCATTCCTCTTGAAATTGGGAATTTGACAAACTTggaggagatttacatggataCCAACTTCCTGATGGGGCCAATTCCTCCCACATTTGGGAAATTGACGAAACTAACCCAACTCCATGTATATGATAATGAACTTAGTGGTTCTATCCCACCAGAGCTGGGGAACTTGAAACTTCTTCGTCAACTCGCCCTACACTACAATAATCTTACTAGTTCAATCCCCTCGACATCAGGCAATTTGACAGAGCTTACCCTTCTTTATCTGTATGGCAACATGCTTTCTGGTAACATTCCTGATGATTTAGGAAACCTCCGAGCTATGATCAATTTGTAGCTGAGTATGAATCAGCTCAGTGGTCctgttccttcttctttgggcAATATGACTGACCTGGAATATTTATATCTCCGTGAGAACCAACTTGCCAGTTCCATTCCTGGATTCCTAGGGAATTTGATGAACTTGGTGGTGCTACAATTAGATACGAACCAGTTCACCGACTTCATACCAGATAACTTGTGCCGGGGTGGATCACTTCAAAACCTCACCATGGCTGGCAACAACCTCACAGGTTTCATTCCCGGAAGCATGAGAAATTGCACGAGCTTACTCAGGGTACGCCTCCAGGAGAATCAACTCACTGGAAACATATCCGACAGTTTTGGTGTCTACCCGAACTTGGACTTCATGGATTTGAGTTTCAACAAGTTCCACGGAGAGATCTTGGTCAACTGGGGAAGTTGTCGGCGTTTGAGGGATCTACGGATTGCTGGGAACAACATCACCGGTAGCTTGCCTTCTGAGATCGGAAATGCAACTGAACTACAAGGACTCGATCTTTCTTCCAATGGTTTAATAGGCGAGATTCCAAAAGAACTCAGGAAATTGACCTCTTTGGTGAGGTTGAACTTGAGCAGGAATCAACTTTCTGGCAGTATAAATCCCGAGATCGCATCACTATCTGGTCTTCAAAGACTGGATTTGTCCAGGAATAGATTAAACTCGTCTATCCCGGAGAGTATCGGGCAGTTGGCAGACTTATTCCACTTGGATCTGAGCAACA
The window above is part of the Eucalyptus grandis isolate ANBG69807.140 chromosome 6, ASM1654582v1, whole genome shotgun sequence genome. Proteins encoded here:
- the LOC120294245 gene encoding MDIS1-interacting receptor like kinase 2-like, whose product is MGSPGSETPVNLLASFALSTALFVIIPAYASSLEAQALLKWKSSLLNQNLSTSSLFSWTLPPQNATGSNATVSSPYSWYGISCNPARSVIGINLTNSNIRGTLNEFPFSSLPYLTYIDMYINELFGGIPPQVSLLTNLTYLDLSFNQLSGKIPREISNLMKLEVLHLLSNKLSGSIPDEIGQFRLLNELALLARLYIYNNSFSGPIPLEIGNLTNLEEIYMDTNFLMGPIPPTFGKLTKLTQLHVYDNELSGSIPPELGNLKLLRQLALHYNNLTSSIPSTSGNLTELTLLYLYGNMLSGNIPDDLGNLRAMINL
- the LOC120294899 gene encoding MDIS1-interacting receptor like kinase 2-like; protein product: MNQLSGPVPSSLGNMTDLEYLYLRENQLASSIPGFLGNLMNLVVLQLDTNQFTDFIPDNLCRGGSLQNLTMAGNNLTGFIPGSMRNCTSLLRVRLQENQLTGNISDSFGVYPNLDFMDLSFNKFHGEILVNWGSCRRLRDLRIAGNNITGSLPSEIGNATELQGLDLSSNGLIGEIPKELRKLTSLVRLNLSRNQLSGSINPEIASLSGLQRLDLSRNRLNSSIPESIGQLADLFHLDLSNNRLSQEIPGQIRMLTHLSELDLNNNSLIGEIPAQFSSLQSLLKLDLSHNNLSGPIYAIFEDMPGLATVDISYNEFQGPVPIAPS